One genomic segment of Thermoanaerobaculia bacterium includes these proteins:
- a CDS encoding ribose-phosphate pyrophosphokinase, producing the protein MQGPLKIFSGRAHPSLMKEICAYLGIDPGRMELRDFSDGETYCQIQENVRGADVFVIQPTSEPTNKNIMELLIMLDAFKRSSAQRTTAVIPYFGYARQDRKDRPRVPITSKLIADLLHTAGSERVLTMDLHAPQIQGFFDVPVDHLFASPVLLDAFRQRNFQNLTVVSPDAGGVERARYFASRLQAQLAIIDKRRTGPNQSEVMHIIGDVQDRTALIVDDIIDTAGTLIKTVETLMEKGAAEVFAGCTHPVLSGPAIERINASSISEIFTTNTMPTEEKISGCSKLKVLSIAPLLGEAIRRIHEDDSVSSLFV; encoded by the coding sequence ATGCAGGGACCGTTAAAGATATTTTCAGGACGTGCACATCCATCCCTCATGAAGGAGATCTGTGCCTATCTGGGGATCGATCCCGGCCGGATGGAGCTGCGGGACTTCTCTGACGGGGAAACCTACTGTCAGATCCAGGAGAACGTCCGGGGAGCGGATGTTTTTGTTATCCAGCCCACAAGTGAGCCCACGAACAAGAACATCATGGAACTCCTGATCATGCTTGATGCATTCAAGCGCAGTTCCGCTCAGAGGACGACGGCCGTGATCCCCTACTTCGGGTATGCCCGCCAGGATCGGAAAGATCGGCCCCGGGTGCCGATTACGAGCAAACTGATTGCGGACCTCCTGCACACGGCGGGATCGGAGCGGGTTCTCACGATGGATCTCCACGCACCCCAGATCCAGGGCTTTTTTGACGTACCCGTCGACCATCTCTTTGCTTCCCCTGTTCTTCTGGATGCGTTCCGGCAACGAAATTTTCAGAATCTCACCGTTGTCTCACCCGATGCGGGAGGCGTGGAGCGGGCTCGTTATTTCGCCTCACGACTCCAGGCCCAGCTGGCTATCATTGACAAACGCCGTACCGGTCCAAACCAGTCGGAAGTCATGCACATCATCGGTGACGTCCAGGATCGGACCGCTCTGATCGTGGATGACATCATTGACACAGCCGGAACGCTGATTAAAACGGTGGAAACTTTGATGGAGAAGGGAGCGGCGGAGGTGTTTGCCGGATGCACACATCCTGTTCTATCAGGTCCGGCCATTGAACGAATCAATGCCTCCTCCATTTCCGAGATCTTCACAACGAATACCATGCCCACGGAAGAGAAAATTTCCGGATGCAGTAAACTCAAGGTACTATCGATCGCCCCGCTGCTGGGCGAAGCCATACGACGGATTCATGAAGATGATTCCGTCAGTTCACTTTTCGTGTAA
- the spoVG gene encoding septation regulator SpoVG — protein MEITQVRVYPVEDTKLKGFASIVFDNCFLVSDIKIIQGKDGFFVSMPSKRKRNGQYKDIAHPINRDMRTEIENLIFSEYEKVTGELIEARAMTQEVDDASLLIED, from the coding sequence ATGGAAATCACCCAGGTGCGTGTGTACCCCGTTGAGGATACCAAGCTCAAGGGGTTTGCATCCATTGTGTTTGACAACTGTTTCCTGGTAAGTGATATCAAAATCATCCAGGGCAAGGATGGATTTTTTGTATCCATGCCCTCCAAGCGAAAGCGGAACGGACAGTATAAAGACATTGCGCACCCGATCAACCGTGATATGCGGACGGAAATTGAAAATCTCATTTTTTCGGAGTATGAGAAGGTCACGGGAGAACTCATCGAGGCGCGGGCAATGACACAAGAGGTGGATGACGCCTCCTTACTAATTGAGGATTAA